The Streptomyces vinaceus genome contains the following window.
TGAGCTCGCGCGAGCGGGTCCAGATCAGGTCCAGCACCTCGCGGGGCTGGAGGCCCGAGGCCGAACGGGTGGCGACGCCGGTCGCGATGCGCCGCTTGAGGCCGGCGACGCGGACCATGAAGAACTCGTCGAGGTTGCTCGCGAAGATCGCCAGGAAGTTGGCGCGCTCCAGGAGCGGGGTCGCCGGGTCCTCGGCCAGCTCCAGGACCCGCTCGTTGAAGGCCAGCCAGCTGCGCTCGCGGTCGAGGAAGCGCCCCGGGGGGAGCTCGTCGCCGTCCTTGTCGTCGTAACCGTCCAGGTCGGCGTCGAGATCGGGCGCGAGGCCGGGCTCCATGCCGGAGTGCGGGCGGTGCGCGGCTATGGAGCCGATCCGCGCGGGTTTGGCCGCGGGCCCGGAGGCGGTCCGGGAGGCTTCGGCGGACGAGTGAGACGGCTGCTGGGCGGGGACCTCGGTGGGGCCTGCGCTGGGCTTGGGGCTCATGACTCCATTGTTCCGCGCAGGGGGCAGGACAGGCGCGTCGGACGGGGTTCCCGTCAGTCGGAGTCGGGGCTGCATGCGGGGAGAGTCGCAAGCGTGCATGAAGGTCCGGTGAATGGCGTATGGCTTCCAGGCTCCGGGTGGTGCACGAGTACGTCTTCTCCGTCTTTTCCGCGCCCGGAATGCACCGGCGCGTCCCCTGTGCCCCAGGCGCGCGCCCGGAGCGCGAGGCCTGTCCGTGGGCAGGCCCTCGCTCTCCGTGCCGGTCCGGCGGGACCTCCGCCGGCCCTGCGGCCGCCTTCCGTCCGCCCTCCGCGGGCGGGCGTCAGCTTTCCGTGCGGTACATCAGGTCCACCTCGTGGGTGCTGAAGCCGAGGCCCTCGTACACGGCCAGGGCCGCCGTATTGTCGGCGTCCACGTACAGCATCGCGGTGGGCAGGCCCGCCTCCGCGAGGTGGCGCAGGCCGATCGAGGTGAGGGCCTTGCCGAGCCCGCCGCCCTGGGCGCCGGGGCGGACGCCGAGCACGTAGACCTCCCCGAGCCGCTCCTCGGCGTGCACCTTCGTCCAGTGGAAGCCGATCAGCTCCCCGTCCCGCTCGGCGAGGAAGAAGCCCTTGGGGTCGAACCAGGGCTGCGCGATCCGGTCGTTCAAGTCCCGCTGCGTCAGGGAGCCCTGCTCGGGGTGGTGGGCGAAGGCGGCCGAGTTCACCGCGAGCCAGGCCGCGTCGTCCTGGCCGGGCACGAAGGTCCGTACGGTCACACCGGACGGCAGCGCCGCCTCGGGCAGCGCCGGCCCGTCCGCGCCCAGCGGGCGGCGCAGCTGGCGCAGCTCGCGGAAGAGGGTGAGGCCGAGCACCTGCGCGAGGTGGCGGGCGGCCGACTTGCCGCCGTGCGCCCACACCCGGATCCGCTTGCCCGAGGCGGCCAGCAGGGCCGAGCCGAGCGCCCGTCCGTGCCCGCGCCCGCGCAGCGCGGGGTGGACGACGAGCTCGGCGGCGGGGGCCTCCACCGGATCGGTGTCCTCCAGTTGTCCGTACCCGGCGAGCCGGCCCTTCTCGGTGAGCAGGAAGTGCCGGATCCCCTCGCGGCGCCCGCCGCGCAGCTGGAGGCGGCCCTGCTCGGACACGGCGGTGGTGCCGTCCGTACGGGCCGCGTCCTCGATGAGGGCGAGCACGGATTCGGCCTGTTCCTCCGTCAGCTCGTCGAGGGTCTGAATCTGGCGTCCCGGCTCCAGGGCCGCTGCTGCGTCGTCAGTCATGCGTCGAGCCTACGACCGAGGGAGGCACCGGCGGTGGTGTGCGTGCAGGCGAACGCCGGTGAGCCGTCTTCTACGTGTAACCAGTCCGACACCCGTACCCCCTGTCGTGCTACGCGCGTTGACCATAGGCTGCCGCCGACCTCCCGAGATTCACCGCTGTCCAAAAGGGGACTAAATGTCAGCGACGCCACAACGGCACCGCCGAAACCGCCGGTTGACCTTCGCCGCCATCGCCGTCACGGCGGGTGCCGCAGCGATGGTCGCGGCCGCACTGCCGGCCGGTGCCGCGAGTGGTGGCGGTGCGGCCAAGAGCCGCACCGTCGATGTGCAGATGCTGTCGTTCAACGACTTCCACGGCACGCTGGAGCCCCCGCAGGGCTCTTCGGGCACCGTGAGCGAGCGTCAGGCGGACGGCACCACCAAGGCGATACCCGCCGGTGGCGTCGAGTACCTGGCCACCAGCCTGCGCGAGGCCCGCAAGGGTCACGAGTACTCCGTCACGGCCGCGGCCGGCGACATGATCGGCGGCAGCCCGATGCTGTCGGGTCTCTTCCACGACGAGCCCACCGTCGAGGCGCTGAACAAGCTGAAGCTCGACGTCAGCAGCGTCGGCAACCACGAGTTCGACGAGGGCAAGGCCGAGCTGCGCCGCATGTCCTACGGCGGCTGCCACCCGGTCGACGGCTGCTTCGAGCCCGGCAAGGAGTTCACGGGCGCCGAGTTCAAGTACCTCGCGGCGAACGTCACGGACGAGAAGACCAAGCGTCCGATGCTGAACCCGACCTTCATCTGGCAGAAGGGGGACGTGAAGATCGGCTTCATCGGCGTCACCCTGGAGGGCACGCCGGACGTCGTGACCGCCGACGGGGTCAAGGGCCTGAAGTTCGGCGACGAGGTCGAGACGATCAACAAGTACGCCGCCGAGCTGAACAAGCAGGGCGTCAAGTCGATCGTCGCGCTGATCCACGAGGGCGGCCTGCCCGCCAACGGCGCCTACAACTACGACTGCGACGCCCCGGGCGCCGGCGCCGGCATCTCGGGCGCGATCGTGGACATCGCCAAGAACGTGGACCCGAAGGTCGACGCCCTGGTGACCGGTCACACGCACCAGGCGTACGCCTGCAACATCCCGGACCCGGCGGGCAACCCGCGCATGGTGACCTCGGCCGCCTCGTACGGCCGCCTGTTCACGGACACCACGCTCACGTACGACCGCCAGACCAAGGACATCGTCCGCACCGCGGCCCTCGCGCCGAAGCCGGTCAACAAGATCGTCTCCCGGAACCAGCCCAAGGCTCCGGACATGACCGAGCTGATCACCCGCTGGAACACGCTCGCCGCCCCGGTCGCGAGCGCCCCGCAGGGCTACATCTCGGCGGACATCGCGGGCCGCGGCTCCGAGGCCCCGGAGAAGCCGCTCGGCGACCTGATCGCCGACGCGCAGCTGGAGGCCACGGCCCCGGCCGCCAAGGGCGGCGCGCAGCTGGCCATCATGAACCCGGGCGGCATCCGCGCCGACCTGGCCTACAAGGCCGCGGGTGACGAGGGCGACGGCGTCGTGACGTACGGCGAGTCCTACACGGTCCAGCCGTTCAACAACCTGATGAATGTGGTGGACCTGACGGGCGCGCAGCTGATCACCGCGCTCCAGCAGCAGGTCAGCGGCCCGGTCAACGGCGCCAGCCCGAAGATCCTGCAGGTCTCGAAGGGCTTCACGTACACCCTGGACATGACGAAGACGGGCGCGGACCGCATCGTCGTGGACTCGGTGAAGCTGAACGGCGCGGCGATCGACCCCGCCAAGACCTACCGGGTCGCGATGAACGAGTTCCTCGCGGGCGGCGGTGACGGTTTCACCGTCCTGAAGGAGCACAAGAACAAGCTGGTCGGCGTGCCCGACCTGGAGGCCTTCAACGCCTACCTGGCGAAGTCGACGCAGGCGGCCCCGATCGCCCCGCCGGCGGCGGACCGCATCACGGTCGTCAAGTAACACCCGCTGACAGGCGCTGACAGGCGCTGACGCGCGCTGACACCGGCTCGGTTTCGACCGGCACCTGACACGCCCGGAGGGGCGGTGGGCCTTCCCGGCCCGCCGCCCCTTCGGCGTGTCCGCCCCGGACCCCCGTGCCGGAGCGGAGCGTCAGAGGCCCGCGAGGAACGCGCGGACGGCCTCGTGGAACTCCGCGGGGTGGGTGAACGGCAGGAAGTGGTCCCCGTCCACAGCCCTGTACGAGGTCCCCGGCCGGCGAGCGACCATCGCGTCGGCCGTCTTCTGCGGGAGCGTCTGGCTGCGGGTGCCGTGGATCAGCAGCGCCGGGCAGCTGCTCCCGAGCCAGGCGTCCCAGTGGTCGCCGCGGCAGGCCTCGGCGGAGTCGATCATGTCCTGCGGGTGGAACGGCAGCCGCCAGCCGCCGTCGGGGAGCGGGCGCAGCGCCTGTTCGACGAACGGGGAGCCCACCGGCCCGGCCGCGGCGAGGAGTTCCTCGCGGGTGGGCGCGCAGTAGCGCATGTCCTTCAGGAAGCCGAAGAGCCCTCCCGCCGTATCGGGGTCGATCTCCACGGTGGCGTCCACGTCGACGAGGGCCGAGACCCGCTCAGGGTGGGCGGCCGCCAGGTGGTAGGCGTTGAATCCGCCGAGGGAGTAGCCGAGGACGGCCACGGGGGCGTCCAGGCCGAGGTGGTCGAGGAGGGCGACGGCGTCCGAGAGGTAGCCCGCGCGGCCGTAGTCGGCGGCCCGGTCGGAGTCGCCGTGGCCGCGCTGGTCGGGGGCGATGACCCGCCAGGCCCCGCCGAGGGCGTCGGCGAGGCCCGCGAAGGCGAGGCCCTCGGACATGCCCCCGTGCAGGGCGAGCAGCGGGCGGCCCGCGCCGCCGAAGTCCAGGTACGACAGTGTGCGGCCGTCGATCGTCAGTGTGTGGCGCATGGCGTGGCCCTCCCCTGTGAGTCATGCGTGACGGTGCGGTACGCGGACGAGCCTGCCAGGATTTGGGCAAGCGCGCAATACGCACGTCTTGCGCGCTTGCCCAAATTCCGTCGCGGATACGATCCCGGCATGGGAAATCGCGAGGACCTGCTGGCCGGAGCGCGCCGCTGCCTGGAGGAGAAGGGCTATCTGCGCACGACCGTGCGCGACATCGCCGCGGCCTCGAAGGTCTCCATGGCCGCGATCGGCTACCACTTCGGCTCGCGCGAGGCACTGCTCAACCTCGCCCTCTTCGCCGCCATGGACGAGTGGGCCGCCGGCTCCGGCCGCCTCGCCGGCCAGGGCGCCACCACCGCGGAGCGCTACGCCGACACCTGGGACCGCAAGATCCGCGACTTCGGCGACATGCGCTGGCTCTGGATGGCCTCCGTCGAGGCCTTCGTCCACGCCCAGTCCGCGCCCGAGCTGCTCGCCACCCTCGCCCAGAACCAGCGCCAGGCCCGGCGCATGGTGGCCGCGCAGCTGCGCGGAGTTCCCGAGGACGCGGTCACGGAAGAGGACGTACGGGCCCTCGGGTCGGTGCACATCGCCCTGCTGAGCGGGGTGATGGTGCAGGCGCTGACCGACCCGGAGCAGGCGCCGACGGGCCGGGAGCTCGCCCAAGGTCTGCGCGCCATGGCCGAGTTGCTCGAAAGCTAGGGGCTACCGAAGGGTAGTAATGGCGCGTCCCGCACGCCAGAATCCCGGGGGCACCAGCCGGCACGGGCCGGCGTCCATCACCGGGTCGGCAAAGGGGCGGGCATGGCACTGGATCGTCGGGCATTCATGGTCGGGGCGGTGGCGGCGGGAGCGGCGGCCGCCGTGGGACTCGGAGCGGCGGGACCGGCCTCGGCCCGTACGCTCGGCACGCAGGACTGGATGGCCGGACTCGGCGACGCGACCGCCCTCCAGCGGATGACCATCCCCGGCACCCACGACTCGGGCGCCACCAAGGGCGGGCTCTACGTCGCCTGCCAGAACACCTCGATCGCCCAGCAGCTCGACTCCGGGATCCGCTTCCTGGACGTCCGCTGCCGCGTCACC
Protein-coding sequences here:
- a CDS encoding bifunctional metallophosphatase/5'-nucleotidase is translated as MSATPQRHRRNRRLTFAAIAVTAGAAAMVAAALPAGAASGGGAAKSRTVDVQMLSFNDFHGTLEPPQGSSGTVSERQADGTTKAIPAGGVEYLATSLREARKGHEYSVTAAAGDMIGGSPMLSGLFHDEPTVEALNKLKLDVSSVGNHEFDEGKAELRRMSYGGCHPVDGCFEPGKEFTGAEFKYLAANVTDEKTKRPMLNPTFIWQKGDVKIGFIGVTLEGTPDVVTADGVKGLKFGDEVETINKYAAELNKQGVKSIVALIHEGGLPANGAYNYDCDAPGAGAGISGAIVDIAKNVDPKVDALVTGHTHQAYACNIPDPAGNPRMVTSAASYGRLFTDTTLTYDRQTKDIVRTAALAPKPVNKIVSRNQPKAPDMTELITRWNTLAAPVASAPQGYISADIAGRGSEAPEKPLGDLIADAQLEATAPAAKGGAQLAIMNPGGIRADLAYKAAGDEGDGVVTYGESYTVQPFNNLMNVVDLTGAQLITALQQQVSGPVNGASPKILQVSKGFTYTLDMTKTGADRIVVDSVKLNGAAIDPAKTYRVAMNEFLAGGGDGFTVLKEHKNKLVGVPDLEAFNAYLAKSTQAAPIAPPAADRITVVK
- the mshD gene encoding mycothiol synthase, producing the protein MTDDAAAALEPGRQIQTLDELTEEQAESVLALIEDAARTDGTTAVSEQGRLQLRGGRREGIRHFLLTEKGRLAGYGQLEDTDPVEAPAAELVVHPALRGRGHGRALGSALLAASGKRIRVWAHGGKSAARHLAQVLGLTLFRELRQLRRPLGADGPALPEAALPSGVTVRTFVPGQDDAAWLAVNSAAFAHHPEQGSLTQRDLNDRIAQPWFDPKGFFLAERDGELIGFHWTKVHAEERLGEVYVLGVRPGAQGGGLGKALTSIGLRHLAEAGLPTAMLYVDADNTAALAVYEGLGFSTHEVDLMYRTES
- a CDS encoding TetR/AcrR family transcriptional regulator — protein: MGNREDLLAGARRCLEEKGYLRTTVRDIAAASKVSMAAIGYHFGSREALLNLALFAAMDEWAAGSGRLAGQGATTAERYADTWDRKIRDFGDMRWLWMASVEAFVHAQSAPELLATLAQNQRQARRMVAAQLRGVPEDAVTEEDVRALGSVHIALLSGVMVQALTDPEQAPTGRELAQGLRAMAELLES
- a CDS encoding alpha/beta fold hydrolase translates to MRHTLTIDGRTLSYLDFGGAGRPLLALHGGMSEGLAFAGLADALGGAWRVIAPDQRGHGDSDRAADYGRAGYLSDAVALLDHLGLDAPVAVLGYSLGGFNAYHLAAAHPERVSALVDVDATVEIDPDTAGGLFGFLKDMRYCAPTREELLAAAGPVGSPFVEQALRPLPDGGWRLPFHPQDMIDSAEACRGDHWDAWLGSSCPALLIHGTRSQTLPQKTADAMVARRPGTSYRAVDGDHFLPFTHPAEFHEAVRAFLAGL